CAGCATTTGATCAAATAAAACACACCAAATAGCCTTCCGAAATGTTTACAAAGCAAAATTCTGGAAAACTATTCAAAATAGTTGGCTGCTCTTTTGTAAGCTTAGACATGTCACTGGCACTGCAtagcccttgatcatgactctcagttccaCTACATTATGCAGGAAGGGGGGGGTGTTAAAAGCCGTGACGCTCCGTCTGAACATTAACACGCATCGCTTGCTGTACGGTTCTGGAAGCATGAGGATCGTATTTTTCATATATACACCTATAAAAGGTGTGTATTAATTTAACATTGAAAAAatgtataataaataaaaaatatatatatattttaaattgatACACACCTTTACAGGGTTAGGGTTCCCACACGGTCATATTTCCATGTTACAGCGCTTGTTTACGGAAGACAGAGTGGACTACCTGTGCTAAATAGCTATCTGCATCTCCGAAACCTGTTTGTAAACGGCAGACGCCACAAACGtgtcactgaaaaatactgttgGCTGCAACTGTGTTAAAAACCGTGTACACCAAGTGTGTATTTAGCGTTTGTTaaattattttgatgtgatatAGAAGTATAGggatttatgtttctagaaccgtaCCGCAATTGATTTACGTTTAGATGCAGTGTTAACTGTTTTGGCTGTCAGAGCCAATTCGCCCTTTAAACAGAGTATGTAAGGTACTTGGACCAAGGAGTAACGTTAGACTCCTTTAGTACAATATTGGACTATGGGGGAATGCAGTGCAGTACCATGCATGTGGGTGTGATTTAAATGCCCCCCTGCAGTGGAATAAAACGAAATGGGAATTATAGTGCTAGgttaacaaaataactttttgttgTAGGCCTAACAACAAATTGCTACTTTGTCACAAATCTGCTTAGGAGAAAAGAAAACAATACGTTGATAATGGGAACATTTGACTGTCATTCAGCGGTGTCAACACCACGAGACGGTTTTTTTTAACAGAAAAGTGCACCGGTCTTTCGTTTCTAATACTCTTTAATTTATAGGCCTTTAACTCAAACTTGACAAAGATCGCACGTGACTATTGACCGCATTCAatccatgacacacacatttaaTCAACTTTTAAATTCGCGACATTTCCATGATCGCATGTGCCGCTCACCCTTTCCGACAGGAATACCCTCAGACCTCTTTGTTTCACTCCGACATCCTGAATGAGTGAATTCCTCTTTGGGAAGTTGTGTGTTATCCTCGGTACCGGCGAAAAGCGACGACGGTTTCCGTTCTTCAGGTGACAAAGTAACAATGTTTCAGAACAGTTTAATTCCGCTGTTTTCTAGTCTGTTTACACTTTTCCAACGATTTTTCCACGACCGTCTCTTTCTAACGAGTTCCCGTTCAACAAAGTGGTTGGCTGCCCCAGCTGCTGTTGGGGTCGGTAAGGAGCTCGTGAACCTGCGTACGCGAAACACCGAGTGTGAGATGGGAAATGTAGTCCAAAAACCCCGTGGCTAAAATGCGATAACTACGGCAATAACTCTTTCTCTAATTGATTTCAATCAAACTAAACATGTCTCTCCCAGATATGAACACCTTAGCAAAAGCTGCCATTTTAAAAACGGATAGTACCGTAGATgattaaatcacattttattgcaAATCACTTTATCAACTTTCTCTAGGTACGTGTGTAAGAAAAAAACGTTTTCCTTTAGCACATTGTAAAATTTACTATAATATGATTTATAACACAAAATAAACTATTTTTAATAACATGTCACACTAACAGTGCATTATCATGTCAtttagacagagagggttagttgCATGAAGGAACATCTCCTTAttgctgaatataaacagcaccAAAAATTATTGAATGTGAAAATAAAATCCTTTCCCTAATTTCCCTCCACCATTAACAATCCAATAAGCCATAACATGCAATGCAATTCTGTTCATAAACAATAAGCAATGAGTATTAGCTGGGCAACAGACGACTCCTGGAGCCACCTGGTGTCAATATAGGGAAAAgcttttttcaataatatgcaaaGATAATACAGTAGGCCTATTAAAATGTTCTCTAAAAAAGTTAATTGTATCATTGACCCAAACTGAGTATAAATAGGCTGAGCTATGATTTCAATGCAATGGTGACAGACATCATTTTCTACCCAATTGGGCAAGGAAGCTAAACTGGTGCCATTGTAGTTCAACCCATCAGGATGAAGGTGATGAATCCTCATTAGCTTTCCTGTCCACTTCGTTCAGATACTCCTGGTCTGCATAGATCAGGAACCCGGTAAACAGACTATCTGTCCAGAACGGGTCATAGAACAGCCCATTCTGTTCAGAGTAGAAGATCTGCAGCCAAACCTGGTCCTGACGCTCTAACCGGAGAATCGTGGAACCGGACGCCACATCGTGGTTCCCAGTGTTGGCGTCAAACGTCTTGATTTTGTACTGCCCGTTGTGCACCAACCCGATCGCCAAGTGCTTATTGGCCAATGTGATGTCATAAGTGAAGTAGTAGACTCCAGGGACTGAGCAGACAAACTTCCCAGTCGTGGCATTGTAGTGGTTCCCTTCGTTGAGTAGAATACGTTTGAACCGGATTGGGAGACGCTCTTTGGGGTAACTCTTGGTCATGGCAACAGAGAAGGCGGAGCGGGCTGAGTTGGTGCCGCAGTTACAGCCCCCAGGAGCCCCTGTCTCACCTGCATCCCCCGTCTCCCCCTTGGTGCCCCCTAGCCCGGCCAGACCTGGGGCCCCACGCGCACCCTTCAGCCCTCGGGGTCCATGCTTGCCCACCACGCCCTCACGACCTTTAACCCCGGGTTTACCTGGGTTCCCAGACCTCCCCTGTTCACCTAAAgatcagaaagagacagacaggtcatggCTATTTGacattgatatatacagtatttacacCAGACAGCTCACAATGCAGTGTACTGCATTGTAACACAACATTATAGCTAACACAGGAAGCAATAAAGGACTTTAAGATTGGTAAAGTGGTTACTGTGACCAGAAACTTTGCCTGAGACATAAAGACTCATGTTAGCTCCCAAATGTAATGCCTCTAGGCttcagctcagtgggctaacaggTAATGCCTATATTGTAGGCTTCAGCTCAGTGGACTAACTAACTCAGCcttgagttgtactacagtactcgGTTTCAGGCCCAGGCCAGGCTACTACCTGGATGCTTCCATTATGCTTCTTACCTCtgtcacccctctccccctctctccatcatgCTTACCTCtgtcacccctctccccctctctccatcatgCTTACCTCTgtcacccctctcccccttctttccatCATCCCCATCCAGGCCATCCTTCCCTGGGGTACCCATGGCACCCATAGTCCCTGGAGATCCGGGGCCCCCTGGGTTGCCACCTGGCCCCTGAGGGCCGGGTAGACTACACACCAGCTGGGAGGAATGGATGGTGATGTTGTGGCCCTTCTTGTACAAGGGGTGTGTAGTCTGGAACTGGGACTGGTGGGTAGTGACAGTGATGGATAGTAAACACACCATCAGAGACAGCTGGAGCATGGTAGTAGCTGAAAAGATAAGGGAGGCTTTTAGGAATCATTGGTTGGAAAGTTGTTGTTGTAGAGATCATCAGAACCGATGCATTACACAGCTGGCTTATAGCTCAAACACACCGATGTCATCAGCCAGAGGAGGTACGCTGACTAAAACTGAGATTTCATAAACACTTTCGAGGCAGTGTGCCGATAAGGCTATGTTAACTGACGTGCATTCAAATTATGTCTACAAATCAAAACACTGAGTAAACATTGCTGAAAAATACAGTTAAACAACAAAGTATGTTAGCTGTGTCTTGATCAAATGTGCATATCATTGCCGTTCAACTATAAAACAAAGTGTTGTGCGTAATGGAGAGTTTCTCTCGACCTCACACATGATGCCATCGTTAGGGAACATCTCTCACACATGATGCCATCGTTAGGGAACATCTCTCACACATGATGCCATCGTTAGGGAACATCTCTCACACATGATGCCATCGTTAGGGCACATCTCTCACACACGATGCCATCGTTAGGGCACATCTCTCACACATGATGCCATCGTTAGGGAACATCTCTCACGCATGATGCCATCGTTAGGGAACATCTCTCACACACGATGCCATCGTTAGGGAACATCTCTCACGCATGATGCCATCGTTAGGGAACATGCTGAAATAATAGAGAAAACATGTAGGCTACTCACCAACTGAAGAGATAAACTTGACAAATAGCAGCATTTTTATGCGTTCAGAACGGAAGCACAACCTTACCGCCTACATAATACTCCAATGTCGGGTCGAAATACCATCTTTGACGTACAGTATTGTAAAGAAATCCTGTGCGTATTTGAACCCCAAACGCAAAACATGAACATCCTCCCCGTTGCAgcaatagctctctctctctctctctgccaataaATACTTTCACCATGAGGTAATTCATTTCAACAAACTCAACAACCGTACCCTCTGACAACCCCAGTAATGTCAATAAATAACGTAAGCGAAGTCTAAGATGAAAACGGAATATATTGGTTTTGCTTCTTTTTTTCCCCACCAGTTATGTGAAATTTCAACTGACAGTTGTGCCAAGGGGCCAACTTGCATTAGGGGATGTTTTGATAGGCGGTATACCGTCAATTTCACAGGTTATCACCATAATCGGCGAAATCCTAAAACAAACATCATACAAGGCAGCCCCATACAAAAGTGAGTTGAATTAAGTAGAAGTGCACTATTTAGGATTACCAGATGTGTCCGGGCACTGTGACAAGAACCGGAGAAAACCCATCAAGGACTCACAGCTGGAAGAAAAGGATGGAAGCACTGTATGCAATGATTCACAGAATACATGCATGACAAACTAAAACACGTGCTAAAGTTGTGATTGAGCCCTCTCAATAACGCGCATGCAAAGAACCAGTTACTGTAGAACTCTAGTTCTAGAGAGATGGGGACCATTGACATTTGTTGTGGTTCGTGAATCGGATGATTATGCATGTAGAGGAGCCCGTCCTGTTTTAGGTTTCACTGATCAGACAAGCACAAACCCGTGTTCtaaactgatttgcctagtaaaataaaaaggttaaattaaaacattcaacttttaaaaaatgtaaataccaAAAAAAATGGTATTTTAGGGCGGTGCGCAAtcggcccagcgtcatccgggtttgggaGGGGTAGGCCaacgttgtaaataagaatagacttgcctagttattaaataaataaaggggTCTAACAGAAAGCATTTGTCTGCAGTGCTTGGCACTTCTTAGGTGC
Above is a genomic segment from Oncorhynchus gorbuscha isolate QuinsamMale2020 ecotype Even-year linkage group LG23, OgorEven_v1.0, whole genome shotgun sequence containing:
- the LOC124010916 gene encoding complement C1q tumor necrosis factor-related protein 2-like, with product MLLFVKFISSVATTMLQLSLMVCLLSITVTTHQSQFQTTHPLYKKGHNITIHSSQLVCSLPGPQGPGGNPGGPGSPGTMGAMGTPGKDGLDGDDGKKGERGDRGEQGRSGNPGKPGVKGREGVVGKHGPRGLKGARGAPGLAGLGGTKGETGDAGETGAPGGCNCGTNSARSAFSVAMTKSYPKERLPIRFKRILLNEGNHYNATTGKFVCSVPGVYYFTYDITLANKHLAIGLVHNGQYKIKTFDANTGNHDVASGSTILRLERQDQVWLQIFYSEQNGLFYDPFWTDSLFTGFLIYADQEYLNEVDRKANEDSSPSS